From Bordetella flabilis, the proteins below share one genomic window:
- a CDS encoding virulence factor gives MKRWIVSGLGAAALLASGVALARVDVGISIGVPPVIIGGPVYAAPAAPVYVAPPPVYVAPAPVYVAPRPVYVAPRPYYYPRPVYYHGGPRYYRERYDGHGHGHGRGHGRH, from the coding sequence ATGAAACGTTGGATAGTCTCCGGCCTCGGCGCCGCAGCCCTCCTGGCATCGGGCGTCGCGTTGGCCCGTGTGGATGTGGGCATCTCGATCGGCGTACCACCGGTGATCATCGGTGGCCCGGTCTATGCCGCCCCGGCCGCGCCCGTCTACGTCGCCCCGCCGCCGGTCTATGTTGCGCCCGCGCCTGTCTATGTAGCGCCGCGCCCCGTGTATGTAGCCCCGCGCCCGTACTACTACCCAAGGCCGGTCTATTACCATGGCGGCCCGCGCTACTACCGCGAACGCTATGACGGCCATGGGCATGGCCATGGCCGTGGCCACGGGCGCCACTAA
- a CDS encoding molybdate ABC transporter substrate-binding protein: MNLTLFSGGAAKAVATGLQADFEQRHGCTLAATFGAVGTMRDNLLGGAPCDVVILSEALIRDLERQGHVVPGSARPLGRVETGVAVRTGTPPIAVGDGEALKATLAKAQGLYVPHLTQSTAGQHIAGMLRKLGLEEALAGRIHEYPNGAVAMGELARSSGEDMIGCTQVTEILYTPGVTLVSELPQGYGLSTVYTAACCTRAADPALAARFVEALGGDESLALRKRAGFVI; the protein is encoded by the coding sequence ATGAATCTCACGCTTTTCAGCGGCGGCGCCGCCAAGGCCGTGGCCACGGGGCTGCAGGCCGACTTCGAGCAACGCCACGGCTGCACGCTGGCCGCGACTTTCGGCGCGGTGGGCACCATGCGCGACAACCTGCTCGGTGGCGCTCCTTGCGATGTGGTCATCCTGTCCGAGGCTTTGATCCGGGATCTGGAGCGCCAAGGCCACGTAGTGCCGGGTAGCGCGCGTCCTCTGGGGCGCGTCGAAACCGGCGTGGCGGTTCGCACGGGCACCCCACCTATCGCCGTGGGCGACGGCGAGGCGCTGAAGGCGACGCTGGCCAAGGCCCAGGGCCTGTACGTGCCTCACCTGACGCAGTCGACGGCGGGCCAGCACATCGCCGGCATGTTGCGCAAATTGGGCCTGGAAGAGGCATTGGCCGGCCGCATTCACGAGTATCCAAACGGCGCCGTGGCCATGGGTGAACTGGCCAGGTCTTCAGGCGAAGACATGATCGGCTGCACCCAGGTGACGGAAATCCTGTACACCCCGGGCGTGACGCTGGTCTCCGAACTGCCACAGGGCTATGGCCTGAGCACGGTCTATACCGCGGCGTGCTGCACGCGCGCGGCCGATCCGGCGCTGGCGGCCCGCTTCGTGGAAGCGCTGGGCGGTGATGAATCCCTGGCACTGCGCAAGCGGGCGGGCTTCGTCATCTAG
- a CDS encoding xanthine dehydrogenase family protein molybdopterin-binding subunit, producing MTAATPLPFSLQGNPRLSTWLRIDAAGYVEVRSGKVELGQGILTALAQIAAEELDVDFTRVRMAPASTAGSPDEAVTSGSLSIQHSGAALRHACAQARAIFLAEAAARHGVPMDALRVLDGVIHHGERPLASYWDMDGDTLLDCALHGDVTPKERARYAIVGTAQARADIADKVFGRFRFIHDLVLPGMVHGRMVRPPSPAAELLDWDAATVSGWKGVVAVVRDGSLAGVIADTESLAERAAAALAASARWRESPTLPDADALPAWLKTLPTVDLRLGDAGENPRPSDATAPATRTLRAAYSKPFIKHGSIGPSCAVALAQGANLEVWSHTQGIFNLRKDLSLALGLAESAIVVRHMQGAGCYGHNGADDVAFDAAWLAGHCAGRPVRVQWSRADELNWSPLGPAMSMALQADVDARGQVTAWRHELWSPGHGLRPGRAASPTLLGSWYLASPFERLASVDAPRAAGGGADRNAEPIYRFPASSVVCHRVLDVPMRTSSLRALGAYGNVFAIESFMDELAHAAGVDPLAYRLAHLQDPRGIAVLEKAAAMAQWPSRSGPPGEGQGRGMGFARYKNTGAYCAVVADVDVQERVRVRRLWIAVDVGLAINPDGVRQQIEGGALQAVSWTLMESARFDRMRMLGDNWEHYPMLRFPDVPEVDIAIVQDAGGDPLGAGETSLGPTAAAIGNAVFDALGVRVRDLPLTFENITHAMQA from the coding sequence ATGACCGCGGCCACACCGCTACCCTTCAGCCTGCAAGGCAACCCACGCCTGTCGACCTGGTTGCGCATCGACGCCGCGGGTTACGTGGAGGTCCGCTCCGGCAAGGTCGAACTCGGCCAGGGCATCCTGACCGCCCTGGCCCAGATTGCCGCGGAAGAACTGGACGTCGACTTCACGCGCGTGCGCATGGCGCCCGCCAGCACGGCGGGCAGTCCGGACGAAGCCGTGACGTCCGGCAGCCTGTCGATACAGCACTCCGGCGCCGCGCTGCGCCACGCCTGCGCGCAGGCGCGTGCCATTTTCCTGGCGGAGGCCGCTGCGCGACACGGCGTGCCGATGGACGCGCTGCGGGTGCTCGACGGGGTCATCCATCATGGTGAGCGGCCGCTGGCCAGCTACTGGGACATGGACGGCGACACGCTGCTGGACTGTGCCCTGCATGGCGATGTCACGCCGAAGGAACGCGCCCGCTATGCCATCGTGGGTACGGCCCAGGCGCGTGCCGACATCGCCGACAAGGTGTTCGGCCGCTTCCGCTTCATTCACGACCTCGTTCTTCCCGGCATGGTGCACGGGCGCATGGTCCGCCCGCCCTCTCCTGCGGCCGAGCTGCTGGACTGGGACGCGGCGACGGTATCGGGCTGGAAGGGCGTGGTCGCCGTGGTGCGGGATGGCTCGCTGGCCGGCGTGATCGCGGATACGGAATCGCTGGCCGAACGGGCAGCGGCGGCCCTGGCCGCATCGGCACGCTGGCGCGAGAGCCCGACGCTGCCCGATGCCGACGCGCTGCCCGCGTGGCTGAAGACACTGCCCACCGTGGATCTGCGCCTGGGCGACGCCGGGGAAAATCCGCGGCCATCCGACGCCACGGCGCCTGCCACCAGGACGCTGCGCGCCGCCTATAGCAAGCCCTTCATCAAGCATGGATCGATCGGCCCCTCCTGCGCGGTAGCCCTGGCACAGGGCGCGAACCTCGAAGTCTGGAGCCATACACAGGGAATATTCAACCTGCGCAAGGACCTGAGCCTGGCCCTGGGCCTGGCCGAGAGCGCCATCGTGGTGCGGCATATGCAAGGCGCAGGCTGCTACGGGCACAACGGTGCGGACGACGTGGCCTTCGATGCGGCGTGGCTGGCAGGCCACTGCGCGGGCCGGCCGGTACGGGTGCAATGGTCGCGCGCCGACGAACTGAACTGGTCGCCGCTGGGGCCGGCCATGTCGATGGCGCTGCAAGCCGATGTCGATGCGCGCGGCCAGGTCACCGCCTGGCGCCATGAGCTCTGGAGCCCCGGCCATGGCTTGCGTCCCGGCCGCGCCGCGTCGCCGACCTTGCTGGGCAGCTGGTACCTGGCCAGCCCCTTCGAAAGACTGGCGTCGGTGGACGCGCCGCGTGCCGCCGGGGGCGGCGCCGATCGCAATGCGGAGCCCATTTATCGCTTCCCCGCCAGCAGCGTCGTATGCCATCGGGTGCTCGACGTCCCCATGCGCACGTCGTCGCTGCGTGCGCTGGGCGCCTACGGCAACGTCTTTGCCATCGAGTCCTTCATGGACGAATTGGCGCACGCGGCAGGCGTCGATCCGCTGGCCTATCGGCTCGCGCACCTGCAGGACCCGCGCGGCATCGCCGTCCTGGAAAAGGCGGCCGCCATGGCGCAATGGCCGTCCCGCAGCGGCCCGCCTGGCGAGGGCCAGGGCCGAGGGATGGGTTTTGCCCGCTACAAGAATACCGGCGCCTATTGCGCCGTCGTGGCGGATGTCGACGTGCAGGAGCGGGTCCGCGTACGGCGCCTGTGGATCGCGGTGGACGTCGGCCTGGCGATCAATCCGGACGGCGTACGCCAGCAGATCGAAGGCGGCGCGCTGCAGGCGGTCAGCTGGACATTGATGGAATCCGCCCGCTTCGATCGCATGCGCATGCTGGGCGACAACTGGGAACACTATCCGATGCTGCGCTTTCCCGATGTCCCGGAAGTCGACATCGCCATCGTCCAGGACGCCGGCGGCGATCCGCTGGGCGCCGGGGAAACCTCCCTGGGACCCACCGCGGCCGCGATCGGCAACGCGGTATTCGATGCCTTGGGCGTGCGCGTGCGCGACCTGCCCCTCACCTTCGAAAACATAACTCACGCCATGCAGGCCTAG